CTTCAATCTTTTCTGAGAGTTCACTAAAATCGCATGCCCTTCCAATAGTTCCTCCACATTCAATCGTGACgcttttgaaataagtGCCCGTTTCATATGCTTATTATCTTGTTCATTCTCAGACAGTTCATTCAACAAAGATTGtagtttattttttaaagagACATGGTGAAGctcaagatttgaaatagAGGCTGTTCTAGTAATCAAAGTTGAGCCTCCGTTTTCTATTCTTTGAACTAAGTAAAAAATAGAGTGTATGAAAGAGGACAATCTAGCGTTCAAGTAGGGTATGTTCATCAAATTGGACAGCCATTCTAGTACACCTTTCCTTTTGAGTAAATCTACATCATCATTCGTCTTGATTCCCAGATTTAAAGTATCTAAGACCCATCCCAACTGCCTATAATAATGCTCTAACTCAGTGTTTTGAGGATTTGTTATGAGCATTAGCTCTTGAAGTAACGGGATATCGTTGTATCGAATAAAAGGAGAACTAAACACCCACCTATATgacttttcaaatagaTTTGAAGCCGGGTTTAGTAGTTGATAGCATAGATTTGAAATAGAAAGCCAAATACAAGGCGCAATTTGGTGGTCCTtattgatttcttcatcagatTTATTGTTCAGTGTAAAAACTatccttttcaaaagaactttgaaaatactATTATCTTTCAGTTGATCCTTTTCTTCCAGAGAGTTTAAAAGCCCCATTATAATGTTTAGTGCAACTTCGTGAACCGTAGGCTCGTCAGATAATGCACAGATAGCCAACTGAAGCATTCCGCAATCTAAAAAGCCCTTTACGTTAAAAACATATTTTGCCGATCCATCCTCGGCTACCGATTTCTTTAATAATTCCTCATTATGAATACTAGCAAGTAAAAGAAACATGGGATCATAAATAAGTGTATTATGGCCTGATAGAGCTCGCtcattattgatgaaatacCGCTGTAAATTTTCCCAGGACTTTTCACTGTTGGAAGGTTCTAGAGGTGGAAGCTTGGGTTTGTCTAGTATGTAGTTTTTGGTTGTGTTCTCAATAGCTTCAGATCTCAATGTTACTATTAAGCCCTCTTTCTTTGAACTTATCAAGTCAACGAATTCAACGccatcttcattttcattttctagCAAATCCCACATGTATACTTCATTCGTCCAAGATGAAGAGCTGACTGATTCCAATATCTCGAGAACTTTAAAGAGAATGCGGTCATGGCTAGCCGGAGTGCCTGAATAAAATTCCAGAAATTTCCTTTGAGTAGCAGCGGTACAGCACTTTGATGGATCCTGgctgaaaagaatgaaaattaTGGCAGAAGATAGAAATTGAGAATAAGAGTCTCCTTTGACATTAAgtatattttgttcattcgTTATGAAACATTGCAGAAGCTTTGGGAATTCTGGCACTTCACCGTTCGCAGCCAACAGAATGTGACATACGTACTCTAAAACGTGGGAGTTTCCGACGTGCATCCCATTTAAAATTGCCTCCAGTTGCGAGCATAAAATAGTTCCTGGTACCTTCTCCCATATATCCACCATCTTCAGTAGACTTTGCATTCTTGATAATACAGTTAGCAACAGCTCAGAAACATTTATATGGCTGGTGAAGGCACGAGTTATAAACAACGACAATTTAGCCAACCAATTAGCTACCTCAGGCCTCTCAAAATCTGCAGCAAGGATTACAAAGTCAATAACTGTGGCACTATACTTGTCCTTGTAACTCTTAAAAATATAGTCCAAAATTTCTGCTTTGTCGCTGTCTAGTAGCAATTctgatttcaaatgaaataacTTCAAGGCCTTTTGTGAACTATCCGCATCCAGCTGCTCGAAGGAATCCAAACAATGCTTGACGGTAGTACTTAGAAAATTGTTGATCACGCTGCTATCTGATCCAGGGATAGCCAAGGCAATTCTCAATGCAGTGTTATTGTCCATGGCGTTTGTAAGGTAAGGTAATATGTCTTCCAAAACATAGTATTGGGATCTAATAAATGGTTCTATAACAGCAATAAAATGACGATCGCTAAAGACTAGCTCTAGCAGCTTAACTGCTTTCATACCTGAGATTCTATTATTCTCGATAAGTAGAGATGCCAAGTCAATAGAATCTGTTGCTTTATCTTTCAGACAATTGATAAGAGCTGCGAAGGGAACACATTCTTCCCCTACTTCTAGAAGATTTCTGAGTAGAGTCTTTAGAACATCGGGGCTTATTCCATCATAGAGCTCTAGGAGGGACAAACTATGATCAGAACGTAAGCATCGGCAAAGGGACGAAACAAAAACTACTATAGATTGATCATGATTTCGtaaaactttttcattttttaacaACCAACTGTAAGCGAATGCTTTGAATGAGGAGTCATCAAAGAGATCTCTGTTCATTTGTATCATTTCATTAGCGACAAAAATGCTCTTAGAAAAGTGAGACTCTCCAGTGTGCAAATGTGatatgttttcaaagagcGTATCAATGAGATTTATATTCATAAACTTGAAGGAGATATCAGCCATGCTGTAATTTGCCAGGCGGTTCAGGAAACCATCAATCACATTTCTGAAGTGATCGTCGAAATCTATACTCACCTGATTTACCAACACCGTTAATCTGAATTGAAGTGCAGCAGCATCGAATCTGTTTGTAGGATATCTCGACAGCTTTTTGAGATCTGAATATGGCTTCAGTGTGacatattcaaaaaaagaagatgcTGACAAGTTTGCCAGCATATAGTCACTTGTCCGAAGCCTTTCTAGTTTTTCTTCATATTTATCAAAGGCGAGGTAGCTGACTGTATATTCTCGAGGAACCGTGGatagtttttcaattacaCTCTTGGTACCTTCTTCTGATTCCCCACATATAATCATGGTCCTTAGGTATATGCAGAACCATTTTCCGACTACGTCAAGAGAGCTGGACTTATCGACATAGTTCCACTGCTCTGAGAGAGCCATTGTAAATGGTGATAAAAATCGATGCTCTCTCGAAGAATCCACATACTTGTATGGTGTTCTCATACAACGTTCAACAGCTTCATCCAGCAACTTCCAAATTTTGCTCATGTCATCCGAATCATCCACGCCAATAAATGCCTGCAGACTATGAACTAATGCCTTTTGTGGAGAGCATGATAGATCATTAAATATGACAGTACCTCGGAACATGTTCTCTATTACCTGACATATTTTATCGCTTATGGCATCATTAGCTTTGATTGTTAAAGTAAGTAGTGAAACGAAGAGAGAGTGACCTCCTGGAGTTTTTTGCCACCATTTCATCTGAGTACCGtttaattcttgaaacCGCAAAAAGTTATCCAGAATTGCCAAATCCATGCCTGAAAATTCTTTACCACCAATGATATCAGCAAAAATGTTTGAAGTAGGGAAACtgacagaaaaaaagttcGAGAATATCTTACTGTATAGTCGCAAAATTGTTGTGAGAGAtaattgaagaattttattttccttGTTGTCGGCATAAGTCTGGTTAATTATTTGAACAATTGTAGTTGGCTCCGGAATTACAGCATGAAAAGCATTCCTTAGTGATGCTTTGGCAGCAACccaaccttttttttcataaaggccaaaaactttttctAGCTTGTAAAAGGAAAAGACAATAAGCTGGCATGCCAATTGCCTGATCAATGGCTTTTCGTGATGCAGCGCCTTTGTCAATGCCATCTTTGTCAAGGACGAAGGCACTAAATTTTGCATTACTAATGTTGTTGAAGGTGAAATGTCTGTTTGCACTTCTTTCATAAAAGCGGGTATTTCGAGATTAATGATTCGTCCAATTGTCATTGTACAACCAAACCAGTATGAAGTCATTTTAGGGTCATGTGAACCATGGGAGGCAAGAAATGCGCAATATGGAGCTACAAGTTCAGGAACATGattcaatattttgcaaaCAGTTATGGACTGCATATCATCTTCCCATGGCTTGAAGAACTTCAAAACATTGAACAGGAGCTTGTTATATACATGAAACTCCTTTTGATTGATCGCGACCACAGCACCCTTACGTGTACCACTTAAAGGCGACTCTGAAAACCAAACACGATCATCAGGGAAAACCACACTGGCTTTTGGATCACTACCgtaaagtaaaaaaaattcattgacTTTTTTAACCAGCTCCCTATCAGAGGAGTAATAGAAAGAATGAATCTTTGACAACGCAAGTTCGTTTAAAATCTTCGTTTTAGTAagtcttttgaaaacagGTTCCGTAAGAACTTTTTGGACAAGTGTATCAAGAGTTTGCTTCATTATGGACACTGAATCCGCTTTATCCATAAACCTGAACCAAGCACCCAttatttttggattttctgTGAGTAGACCCTTTCTTAAGATAGGAGAGGACAGTGACGTCAGTAGCAACCAGAAATCTATCAGCTCTTGCCTCATGATCACCTTTGAACTTCTGCTGCCACCCTCAGTCACTGGTTTCTCAGTTTTACCAATATTCAGGATCTTAGCCAAGCTAGGCAAAGAAAAGtcaaaattggaaattAGCTGTTCAACATGGCTACCTGAACTGAAAagaatcatttctttcatgAGAACAATTGTGGAAATAGTAGTAGATGCTCGCATAGTATTGAGGCCTCTATACAGCACG
The genomic region above belongs to Zygotorulaspora mrakii chromosome 8, complete sequence and contains:
- the URB1 gene encoding Urb1p (similar to Saccharomyces cerevisiae URB1 (YKL014C); ancestral locus Anc_2.653), translated to MVSQERSGGPIQHLYSKKKSQYVAESSMDDGVLETLSGILAMLEEEGDLRDYAPLIQFFRKGFSAQAVQSWSYYAEVNNHAKFASSTEILTTTLKFLGAQKNVYEYGSTLIDTIITNQINVLYRGLNTMRASTTISTIVLMKEMILFSSGSHVEQLISNFDFSLPSLAKILNIGKTEKPVTEGGSRSSKVIMRQELIDFWLLLTSLSSPILRKGLLTENPKIMGAWFRFMDKADSVSIMKQTLDTLVQKVLTEPVFKRLTKTKILNELALSKIHSFYYSSDRELVKKVNEFFLLYGSDPKASVVFPDDRVWFSESPLSGTRKGAVVAINQKEFHVYNKLLFNVLKFFKPWEDDMQSITVCKILNHVPELVAPYCAFLASHGSHDPKMTSYWFGCTMTIGRIINLEIPAFMKEVQTDISPSTTLVMQNLVPSSLTKMALTKALHHEKPLIRQLACQLIVFSFYKLEKVFGLYEKKGWVAAKASLRNAFHAVIPEPTTIVQIINQTYADNKENKILQLSLTTILRLYSKIFSNFFSVSFPTSNIFADIIGGKEFSGMDLAILDNFLRFQELNGTQMKWWQKTPGGHSLFVSLLTLTIKANDAISDKICQVIENMFRGTVIFNDLSCSPQKALVHSLQAFIGVDDSDDMSKIWKLLDEAVERCMRTPYKYVDSSREHRFLSPFTMALSEQWNYVDKSSSLDVVGKWFCIYLRTMIICGESEEGTKSVIEKLSTVPREYTVSYLAFDKYEEKLERLRTSDYMLANLSASSFFEYVTLKPYSDLKKLSRYPTNRFDAAALQFRLTVLVNQVSIDFDDHFRNVIDGFLNRLANYSMADISFKFMNINLIDTLFENISHLHTGESHFSKSIFVANEMIQMNRDLFDDSSFKAFAYSWLLKNEKVLRNHDQSIVVFVSSLCRCLRSDHSLSLLELYDGISPDVLKTLLRNLLEVGEECVPFAALINCLKDKATDSIDLASLLIENNRISGMKAVKLLELVFSDRHFIAVIEPFIRSQYYVLEDILPYLTNAMDNNTALRIALAIPGSDSSVINNFLSTTVKHCLDSFEQLDADSSQKALKLFHLKSELLLDSDKAEILDYIFKSYKDKYSATVIDFVILAADFERPEVANWLAKLSLFITRAFTSHINVSELLLTVLSRMQSLLKMVDIWEKVPGTILCSQLEAILNGMHVGNSHVLEYVCHILLAANGEVPEFPKLLQCFITNEQNILNVKGDSYSQFLSSAIIFILFSQDPSKCCTAATQRKFLEFYSGTPASHDRILFKVLEILESVSSSSWTNEVYMWDLLENENEDGVEFVDLISSKKEGLIVTLRSEAIENTTKNYILDKPKLPPLEPSNSEKSWENLQRYFINNERALSGHNTLIYDPMFLLLASIHNEELLKKSVAEDGSAKYVFNVKGFLDCGMLQLAICALSDEPTVHEVALNIIMGLLNSLEEKDQLKDNSIFKVLLKRIVFTLNNKSDEEINKDHQIAPCIWLSISNLCYQLLNPASNLFEKSYRWVFSSPFIRYNDIPLLQELMLITNPQNTELEHYYRQLGWVLDTLNLGIKTNDDVDLLKRKGVLEWLSNLMNIPYLNARLSSFIHSIFYLVQRIENGGSTLITRTASISNLELHHVSLKNKLQSLLNELSENEQDNKHMKRALISKASRLNVEELLEGHAILVNSQKRLKDWVDSDFCNIQKRLRQ